The genomic DNA CCCCAGCTCCGCGACGAGGTCGGCGAGCGTCTCCGGGCCCCGCGAGTTCGCGATGACCACGTCGTAGCCCGCCGTGATCGCGGCCCGGGCGACCTGGCTGCCGATATTGCCTGCTCCGATGATTCCCAGTGTTGTCATGCCTCTCGCAACGCGGCACGTCCGGCGATGCTTCCCGGATGACCGGGGGATGACACGATCGCGTCGCGGAGTCGGCGGCGCGGCTCCCGGGTCACCTGCGGGATCAGCCGACGAGCAGGCAGAACGGATGGCCCTCCGGGTCGCCCATGACGTACAGCGGTTCGTCGGGGTCCTCCGAACGGTCCATCAGCAGGCGCGCGCCGAGCTGCTCGGCCCGCTCCCGCTGGACCTCGAGCTCCTGGGCGTCGGGGACGCGGAAGTCCATGTGCATCTGCATCGGGATCTCCTCGCTGGGCCAGGTCGAGGGCCGCAGGTCGGGCTTCGCCTGGACGGCGAGGACGCGGCGCTCAGCGGTGTCCAGCAGCACGATCCAGTCGGTGTCGTCCGGCTCGGGCGGCGGCGGTGGCTCATCGCCCGGGCGGCAGTGGAGCCCGAGCAGGGCGGAGTAGAACTCGGCGAGCGACCGGGCGTCGCGGGCGTCGATCGCGGTGCAGCTGAGCACGGGGAACGTC from Brachybacterium sacelli includes the following:
- a CDS encoding VOC family protein, which codes for MTFPVLSCTAIDARDARSLAEFYSALLGLHCRPGDEPPPPPEPDDTDWIVLLDTAERRVLAVQAKPDLRPSTWPSEEIPMQMHMDFRVPDAQELEVQRERAEQLGARLLMDRSEDPDEPLYVMGDPEGHPFCLLVG